In the Setaria italica strain Yugu1 chromosome VI, Setaria_italica_v2.0, whole genome shotgun sequence genome, one interval contains:
- the LOC101779780 gene encoding uncharacterized protein LOC101779780, with protein MPHLRSRAKAAAAAASPSSPPAGVPQGTPAPSPSTSLRLGLGPASPDDDGFGLKSPAAAPPRRSLRLAGGAAAAGTPNTPAARDGGSSGSGSGGSVKRTGRARARASASSPSSASPRDGNSGSDGGGAGTDGASAGGGPDGAVPFMSLRSGSRIAKRRMEAAGAQADGEAGPGSSAGGGQVHDGMLRRAAGAPTKRQRSILVGGVETEYVADSESDSDEDSVMLGQDGVKMPVAQVRSGPSEVELNAAAAMNMDMIEVGARDDPAKAGNGEPTDNLVWKEVVCGVIEQLSYPVGSASSPEAERFADMYFKEELGQYNPRKEGNVKEKLVLGNNNSRADANVGSQVGTSSRRFGTDSKGKGKMAAEDSLSSLNSSEDEFDSEPVNSKERVVEDSSSSLSSSEDEPDSKPVDSKEIQNNSGSVAASASASMEPLRRQAARERAIRLAPKFAFFKADKDEHSEDDEEEELEPGAAPQDWPGPFATAARIYEEREAKLRARELNSSKVDKSANKAIVWSPSKDKRNPFPARAAPSLTSLCLNTLAEHSEGIESLGGIPEELKHKLLKILCHSRRMNTHLLNELMCDSPTELHLSECSWLSDDDFEKTFGKCNTDSLQDLQLDISGRCMPDYILPTTLAKAPNCMPLLRKISLKGNYRLSDNGLDTIISAAPSLSSLNLCQCSLLTSSGIVILADKLHSVLRELYIDDCTNVEAMTILPALQKINHLEVLSMSGIQSVCDKFVNELIPVHGSNMKELAFAGCLKLTSSSIKTIGENCPQLISLDLRNLNRLRDSAMRHLRNGCRLIRKLKLQRNTFSDEAMSRYLEESGGCLTELMLNSVEKVGDLTALAISRKCSVRLEALDLSFCRQLTNEALGLIADSCPSLRILKLFGCTQITDFFLKGHSNTSVKIIGIEGSILEQIDSR; from the exons ATGCCCCACCTCCGCTCGCGcgccaaggcggcggcggcggccgcctccccgtcttcgccgccggccggtgtcCCGCAGGGCACCCCCGCGCCGTCCCCGTCCACCTccctccgcctcggcctcggccccgcctcccccgacgacgacggcttCGGCCTCAAatccccggccgcggcgccgccccgaCGCAGCCTGCGCCTcgctggcggcgccgccgccgccggcactccCAACACCCCCGCCGCGCGAGACGGCGgttcctccggctccggctccggcgggaGCGTGAAGCGGACGGGGAGGGCCCGGGCTCGGGCCTCCGCGtcttccccttcctccgcctcgccgcgggACGGGAACTCCGGGAGcgatggcggcggggcggggacgGATGGGGCATCTGCGGGCGGCGGTCCCGACGGCGCGGTGCCATTCATGAGCCTGCGGTCGGGGTCTCGGATCgcgaagcggcggatggaggcggcgggcgcTCAGGCGGACGGGGAGGCGGGGCCTGGGTCGTCGGCAGGTGGAGGTCAGGTGCACGACGGAATGCTGCGCCGGGCCGCGGGCGCACCGACGAAGCGGCAGCGGAGCATATTGGTCGGGGGAGTGGAAACGGAGTATGTGGCTGACTCGGAGAGTGACTCCGACGAGGACAGCGTCATGCTGGGGCAGGATGGCGTGAAGATGCCAGTGGCACAGGTACGCTCTGGTCCAAGCGAGGTGGAACtgaatgctgctgctgctatgaACATGGATATGATTGAAGTGGGGGCTAGGGATGATCCTGCCAAGGCAGGCAATGGGGAACCCACGGATAATTTGGTATGGAAGGAAGTTGTTTGTGGGGTGATTGAGCAGTTATCATATCCTGTGGGAAGTGCTTCAAGTCCTGAAGCAGAAAGGTTTGCGGATATGTATTTCAAGGAAGAGTTGGGCCAATACAATCCTAGAAAGGAAGGCAATGTCAAAGAGAAGCTAGTGTTGGGGAACAACAATTCCCGTGCTGATGCTAATGTGGGCAGTCAAGTTGGTACCAGTTCCCGCAGATTTGGTACTGATAGTAAAGGAAAGGGGAAGATGGCTGCAGAAGATAGTTTATCATCTCTGAACTCAAGTGAGGATGAGTTTGATTCGGAACCAGTGAATTCTAAAGAGAGGGTAGTAGAAGATAGTTCATCATCTCTGAGCTCTAGTGAGGATGAGCCGGATTCGAAACCAGTGGATTCTAAGGAGATTCAGAACAACTCAGGATCGgttgctgcttctgcttctgcttctatGGAGCCACTTCGCAGGCAAGCAGCAAGAGAGCGAGCTATCAGGCTGGCCCCTAAGTTTGCATTCTTCAAAGCAGATAAAGATGAACATAGtgaagatgatgaggaagaagagttAGAGCCTGGTGCTGCCCCTCAGGACTGGCCTGGTCCATTTGCAACTGCTGCCAGGATATATGAAGAGAGGGAAGCTAAGTTGAGAGCTCGAGAATTGAATTCTTCAAAGGTCGACAAGTCTGCTAATAAGGCCATCGTTTGGTCGCCTTCAAAGGATAAGAGAAATCCATTTCCAGCTCGGGCTGCCCCATCACTTACAAGCTTATGCTTAAATACTCTTGCAGAACATTCTGAAGGTATTGAATCACTTGGAGGTATCCCAGAGGAGCTAAAGCACAAGCTGTTAAAGATTCTGTGTCATTCCAGGAGGATGAATACCCATCTTCTCAATGAACTCATGTGTGATAGTCCTACAGAACTGCATCTCAGTGAGTGTTCATGGCTGAGTGATGATGACTTTGAGAAAACTTTTGGAAAATGCAACACAGATAGCTTGCAG GATCTACAGCTCGATATATCTGGAAGATGCATGCCTGACTACATATTGCCAACTACCTTGGCTAAGGCTCCTAACTGCATGCCGCTGTTGAGAAAAATATCTCTTAAGGGAAATTATCGTCTTTCTGATAATGGCTTAGACACAATTATCTCTGCCGCACCTTCTCTGAGCTCACTAAATTTGTGCCAGTGTTCTCTTCTCACTTCATCTGGAATAGTTATTCTTGCTGACAAGTTACATTCAGTACTTAGAGAACTATATATAGATGACTGCACAAACGTGGAGGCTATGACGATTCTTCCTGCTCTACAGAAGATTAATCATCTAGAGGTTTTGTCAATGTCTGGAATACAATCTGTGTGTGACAAGTTCGTGAATGAGCTCATTCCTGTACATGGTTCGAATATGAAGGAACTAGCATTTGCTGGTTGCTT GAAACTTACCTCATCTTCCATCAAGACTATCGGGGAGAATTGTCCACAATTAATTTCTTTAGATCTCCGCAACTTGAATAGGTTGCGTGACTCAGCAATGAGGCATCTTCGCAATGGTTGCAGGCTAATAAGGAAACTGAAGCTTCAAAGAAACACATTCAG TGATGAAGCAATGTCTCGATATTTGGAAGAATCTGGAGGATGCCTAACTGAGTTGATGCTTAACAGTGTTGAGAAG GTTGGAGACCTTACTGCTCTTGCAATTTCCCGCAAGTGCTCTGTTCGGTTGGAGGCTCTGGATCTTTCCTTCTGCCGTCAACTGACCAATGAAGCTTTGGGGTTGATTGCCGACAGCTGCCCATCGTTGAGGATTCTCAAGCTATTTGGTTGTACCCAG
- the LOC101780191 gene encoding uncharacterized protein LOC101780191 — protein sequence MAMSAGPLLAALLLPALLLSAASAADSTNNPADQLVSLVNSNRTASKASSLSDNQGLGCIALQYIKAYQGQCSDVRDKKPPESSFAEKFAPDCGVQVATLSKITGRLVACQSKYPSPPEALDILVNDAKDLQVLHSKNHTEIGVAVSGTDGGGPYFWCVLFSGGKPATSFKVDGEVPKTAMHPGCFSGNNDDCAGPSPTNGAVPTIAGASRLVAALLFVMACALAL from the exons ATGGCGATGTCCGCGGGGCCGCTGCTGGCCGCCCTACTACTGCCGGCGCTCCtgctctccgccgcctccgccgccgacagCACGA ACAACCCTGCCGATCAGCTCGTGTCATTGGTCAACAGCAACCGTACTGCCAGCAAGGCCTCCTCTCTTTCTGATAATCAAGGTCTGGGATGCATTGCTCTGCAATACATCAAAGCATATCAAGGCCAATGCAGCGATGTGCGTGACAAGAAGCCTCCGGAGTCCAGTTTCGCCGAGAAATTCGCCCCGGACTGTGGTGTCCAAGTGGCAACGCTCTCTAAGATCACCGGGAGGCTCGTGGCTTGCCAGTCCAAGTACCCCTCTCCACCTGAGGCCTTGGACATCCTGGTCAACGACGCCAAGGACCTTCAGGTGCTGCACAGCAAGAACCACACGGAGATCGGGGTGGCCGTGAGCGGCACCGACGGCGGTGGGCCGTACTTCTGGTGCGTCCTGTTCAGTGGCGGGAAGCCCGCCACCAGCTTCAAGGTGGACGGCGAAGTGCCCAAGACCGCCATGCACCCGGGATGCTTCAGTGGCAACAACGACGACTGCGCGGGTCCGAGTCCGACGAATGGCGCCGTTCCGACCATCGCTGGTGCGTCGAGGCTGGTGGCAGCCCTTCTTTTTGTTATGGCTTGTGCCTTGGCTTTGTGA